One Fibrobacter sp. UWB5 DNA segment encodes these proteins:
- a CDS encoding thiamine phosphate synthase: protein MRLWLTTSPDDFASEFDDIEQMFSRGLSRLILQKRGRGGSPYATESDYERWLLSLPMDCRDRIWVRGTPDLAERLDVRGCVAEAGSLLGDVPENWKRVNTVAFCRSLDQLEQLPEWVSGALVGPVFQPQSVYEPVKFHGIEPVLGKLNDLAGSKIPQVIAFGGIDHETLDEIKKLPVQGVSVLGGIWNYADPVNAFIKLSRAVNANV, encoded by the coding sequence ATGCGGCTTTGGCTTACGACATCTCCTGACGATTTTGCTTCGGAATTTGACGATATTGAGCAAATGTTTTCCCGCGGGCTTTCACGACTGATTTTGCAGAAGCGCGGGCGAGGGGGCTCTCCCTATGCCACCGAAAGCGATTACGAGCGCTGGCTTTTGTCGCTCCCGATGGATTGCCGTGACCGCATCTGGGTGCGGGGGACTCCCGATTTGGCGGAGCGCCTGGACGTGCGCGGATGCGTTGCCGAGGCGGGCTCGTTGCTGGGCGATGTTCCCGAAAACTGGAAACGCGTGAATACGGTTGCTTTTTGCCGGAGCTTGGATCAGCTGGAACAGCTGCCGGAATGGGTGTCTGGGGCACTTGTGGGGCCCGTATTTCAGCCTCAGTCGGTGTATGAACCGGTCAAATTTCACGGAATTGAGCCTGTTTTGGGCAAATTAAATGATTTAGCCGGCTCTAAAATCCCGCAGGTGATTGCCTTTGGCGGCATTGACCACGAGACGCTCGATGAAATCAAAAAACTCCCGGTGCAGGGAGTCTCTGTTCTCGGCGGCATTTGGAATTATGCCGACCCGGTGAATGCTTTTATTAAATTAAGTCGTGCAGTAAATGCAAATGTGTAA
- the nifJ gene encoding pyruvate:ferredoxin (flavodoxin) oxidoreductase has protein sequence MAKKMIACDGNEATASVAFAVSEVAAIYPITPSSPMAEHADNWSAAGKKNIWGQVPRVFEMQSEGGAAGTVHGALQAGALTTTFTASQGLLLMIPNMYKIAGELTPTVFHVTARALAMQGLSIFGDHSDVMACRQTGFAMLASSCVQECQDLALVAHASTLESRVPFMHFFDGFRTSHEVMKIEALEDGVIRNVIDEKYVKACRERCLTPDRPTMRGTAQNPDVYFQGRETVNPFYAKVPEIVQKYMDKVASYTGRQYHIVDYVGAPDADRVIISMGSSTCTIGDTVKYLNSKGEKVGLVNIRLYRPFPMEAVVAALPKTVKKIAVLDRCKEPGSAGEPLFQDALTAISEAVMAGKMAMPKMIGGRYGLSSKEFTPAMVKAIYDELAKADPKARFTVGINDDVCHTSLTIDPNFKLESDFFQAMFFGLGSDGTVGANKNSIKIIGNETDNYAQGYFVYDSKKSGSMTTSHLRFGKSIIDAPYLIGENEADFVACHHTPHLESVNMLKYAKDGATFLVNTPHSADTVWDTFPRPVQEEIIKKHLKVYVIDAYAVAAKTGMGRRINTVMQTCFFSKLGNVLDAETAIKYIKKYAEKTYAKKGQEVVQKNWDAIDASLANLFEVKVPATVTSTKEFRAPIHGNAPKFVNEVTAEIIKGNGELLPVSKMPCDGVFPTATTKYEKRDLALNIPSWNPDACVQCGKCAMVCPHAAIRVKVVDEAAVKNAPEGFKYTPAKGFKLEGSDKPVFAISVSSYDCTGCGVCTQACIGKDKTDETKKAINMVPQEPIKVQEGKCWDFFVDLPEFDRTKVNKNLVKQAMLLEPLFEFSGSCAGCGETAYVRLVSQLFGDRMVVANATGCSSIYGGNLPTTPWAKNKEGRGPAWANSLFEDNAEFGLGMRLAITKHAKQALSLLEAVNVPAELKEKLTTQDQSDEAGIKAQRENVAALKAALAGATDEASVSLRDEFADYLVKKSVWIFGGDGWAYDIGYGGLDHVMATGENVNICVLDTEVYSNTGGQASKATNRGAVALFAAAGKRAGKKDLGLIAMSYKNVYVGRIALGANDAQALKVLQEAEAHNGPSLIICYCPCINHGFDLNSQLQHQKMAVDSGYWTLLRYNPALAAEGKAPLILDSKKPTIPVAEYIYTENRYKQLTRNNPEVAKKLADDLQKEVDARYAFYDAMSKDTEGLISL, from the coding sequence ATGGCAAAAAAGATGATTGCGTGTGATGGTAACGAAGCCACCGCTAGCGTAGCGTTTGCTGTTAGCGAAGTTGCGGCTATCTACCCGATTACACCGTCTAGTCCTATGGCTGAGCACGCCGACAACTGGAGTGCTGCAGGCAAGAAGAATATTTGGGGTCAGGTACCCCGCGTGTTTGAAATGCAGTCCGAAGGTGGCGCTGCCGGTACCGTTCACGGTGCTCTGCAGGCCGGTGCTTTGACCACGACCTTCACCGCTTCCCAGGGTCTTCTGTTGATGATCCCGAACATGTACAAGATTGCGGGCGAACTGACCCCCACGGTCTTCCATGTGACAGCCCGTGCCCTTGCCATGCAGGGCCTTTCTATTTTCGGTGACCATTCCGACGTGATGGCCTGCCGCCAGACCGGCTTTGCCATGCTCGCCTCCTCTTGCGTGCAGGAATGCCAGGACCTCGCTCTCGTGGCCCACGCTTCCACTCTCGAAAGCCGCGTTCCGTTTATGCACTTCTTCGACGGTTTCCGCACCTCCCACGAAGTGATGAAGATCGAAGCTCTCGAAGACGGCGTTATCCGTAACGTCATCGACGAAAAGTACGTGAAGGCTTGCCGCGAACGCTGCCTCACTCCGGACCGCCCGACTATGCGCGGTACCGCCCAGAACCCGGACGTCTACTTCCAGGGCCGCGAAACGGTGAACCCGTTCTACGCCAAGGTTCCGGAAATTGTCCAGAAGTACATGGACAAGGTCGCAAGCTACACTGGCCGCCAGTACCACATCGTGGACTACGTCGGTGCACCCGATGCCGACCGCGTGATCATTTCCATGGGTTCTTCGACCTGCACCATCGGTGACACCGTCAAGTACCTCAACTCCAAGGGCGAAAAGGTCGGTCTCGTGAACATCCGCCTGTACCGCCCGTTCCCGATGGAAGCCGTGGTTGCAGCCCTCCCGAAGACTGTCAAGAAGATTGCCGTCCTCGACCGCTGCAAGGAACCGGGTTCCGCTGGCGAACCGCTCTTCCAGGACGCCCTGACCGCTATCTCCGAAGCCGTGATGGCTGGCAAGATGGCTATGCCGAAGATGATCGGCGGCCGCTACGGTCTCTCTTCCAAGGAATTCACCCCGGCCATGGTCAAGGCCATCTACGACGAACTCGCCAAGGCCGACCCGAAGGCACGCTTCACCGTCGGTATCAACGATGACGTCTGCCACACGAGCCTCACCATCGACCCGAACTTCAAGCTGGAAAGCGACTTCTTCCAGGCCATGTTCTTCGGTCTGGGTTCCGACGGTACCGTGGGTGCCAACAAGAACTCCATCAAGATTATCGGTAACGAAACCGACAACTACGCCCAGGGCTACTTCGTTTACGACTCCAAGAAGTCCGGCTCCATGACCACCTCTCACCTCCGCTTTGGTAAGAGCATCATCGACGCCCCGTACCTGATTGGCGAAAACGAAGCTGACTTCGTGGCATGCCACCATACTCCGCACCTGGAATCCGTGAACATGCTGAAGTACGCGAAGGATGGTGCTACCTTCCTCGTGAATACCCCGCACTCCGCCGACACCGTGTGGGATACCTTCCCGCGTCCGGTGCAGGAAGAAATCATCAAGAAGCACCTCAAGGTCTATGTGATCGACGCCTACGCCGTTGCCGCGAAGACCGGCATGGGCCGCCGCATCAACACCGTGATGCAGACCTGCTTCTTCAGCAAACTCGGTAACGTGCTCGATGCCGAAACCGCCATCAAGTACATCAAGAAGTATGCCGAAAAGACCTACGCCAAGAAGGGTCAGGAAGTGGTCCAGAAGAACTGGGACGCTATCGACGCCTCTCTTGCTAACCTGTTCGAAGTCAAGGTTCCTGCTACTGTCACCAGCACCAAGGAATTCCGCGCTCCGATCCACGGCAACGCTCCGAAGTTCGTGAACGAAGTCACCGCAGAAATCATCAAGGGCAACGGCGAACTCCTCCCCGTTTCCAAGATGCCTTGCGACGGCGTGTTCCCGACCGCTACCACCAAATACGAAAAGCGCGACCTCGCCCTCAACATCCCGTCCTGGAATCCGGACGCTTGCGTGCAGTGCGGCAAGTGCGCCATGGTCTGCCCGCATGCAGCCATCCGCGTGAAGGTTGTGGACGAAGCTGCCGTGAAGAACGCTCCGGAAGGCTTCAAGTACACCCCGGCCAAGGGCTTCAAGTTGGAGGGTTCCGACAAGCCGGTATTCGCTATTTCCGTGTCCAGCTACGACTGTACGGGTTGCGGCGTCTGTACGCAGGCCTGTATCGGTAAGGACAAGACCGACGAAACCAAGAAGGCTATCAACATGGTGCCGCAGGAGCCCATCAAGGTTCAGGAAGGCAAGTGCTGGGACTTCTTCGTCGACCTCCCGGAATTCGACCGTACCAAGGTCAACAAGAACCTCGTCAAGCAGGCAATGCTCCTCGAACCGCTGTTCGAATTCTCCGGCTCTTGCGCAGGCTGCGGCGAAACCGCTTACGTGCGTCTCGTTTCTCAGCTCTTCGGCGACCGCATGGTCGTTGCCAACGCTACGGGTTGCTCCTCCATTTACGGCGGTAACCTCCCGACCACTCCGTGGGCAAAGAACAAGGAAGGCCGCGGTCCCGCTTGGGCCAACAGCCTCTTCGAAGACAACGCTGAATTCGGTCTCGGCATGCGCCTCGCTATCACGAAGCATGCCAAGCAGGCTTTGAGCCTCCTCGAAGCCGTGAACGTTCCTGCCGAACTCAAGGAAAAGCTCACGACCCAGGACCAGTCCGACGAAGCCGGCATCAAGGCCCAGCGTGAAAACGTCGCCGCCCTGAAGGCTGCCCTCGCCGGTGCTACCGACGAAGCTTCTGTAAGCCTCCGCGACGAATTCGCCGACTACCTCGTGAAGAAGTCCGTGTGGATCTTCGGTGGTGACGGTTGGGCATACGACATCGGTTACGGTGGTCTCGACCACGTGATGGCCACGGGCGAAAACGTGAACATCTGCGTCCTCGATACCGAAGTGTACTCCAACACCGGTGGACAGGCTTCCAAGGCCACGAACCGTGGCGCAGTCGCCCTCTTCGCTGCCGCTGGTAAGCGCGCCGGCAAGAAGGACCTGGGCCTTATCGCCATGAGCTACAAGAACGTTTACGTCGGTCGCATTGCTCTCGGCGCAAACGATGCTCAGGCCCTGAAGGTTCTCCAGGAAGCAGAAGCTCACAATGGTCCGTCCCTGATCATCTGCTACTGCCCCTGCATCAACCACGGTTTCGATCTCAACAGCCAGCTTCAGCACCAGAAGATGGCCGTGGATTCCGGTTACTGGACTCTGCTCCGCTACAACCCGGCTCTCGCCGCCGAAGGAAAGGCCCCGCTTATCCTCGACTCCAAGAAGCCGACGATTCCGGTTGCAGAATACATCTACACCGAAAACCGCTACAAGCAGCTCACCCGTAACAATCCGGAAGTGGCCAAGAAGCTCGCCGACGACCTCCAGAAGGAAGTTGACGCCCGCTATGCATTCTACGACGCCATGTCCAAGGATACGGAAGGTCTGATTAGCCTGTAA